One Diceros bicornis minor isolate mBicDic1 chromosome 26, mDicBic1.mat.cur, whole genome shotgun sequence DNA segment encodes these proteins:
- the MAFK gene encoding transcription factor MafK — protein MTTNPKPNKALKVKKEAGENAPVLSDDELVSMSVRELNQHLRGLTKEEVVRLKQRRRTLKNRGYAASCRIKRVTQKEELERQRVELQQEVEKLARENSSMKLELDALRSKYEALQTFARTVARGPIAPTKVATTSVITIVKSAEISNSVPFSAAS, from the exons ATGACGACTAACCCCAAACCAAACAAGGCGTTAAAG GTCAAGAAGGAGGCGGGCGAGAACGCCCCGGTGCTCAGCGATGATGAGCTGGTATCCATGTCGGTGCGGGAGCTGAACCAGCACCTGCGGGGCCTCACCAAGGAGGAAGTGGTCCGTCTGAAGCAGCGCCGGCGCACGCTCAAGAACCGCGGCTACGCCGCCAGCTGCCGCATCAAGCGGGTGAcgcagaaggaggagctggagcggcAGCGCGTGGAGCTGCAGCAGGAGGTGGAGAAGCTGGCGCGTGAGAACAGCAGCATGAAGCTGGAGCTGGACGCCCTGCGTTCCAAGTACGAGGCTCTGCAGACCTTCGCCCGCACCGTGGCCCGCGGGCCCATTGCACCCACCAAGGTCGCCACCACCAGTGTCATCACCATCGTCAAGTCTGCTGAGATCTCCAACTCCGTACCCTTCTCGGCTGCCTCCTAG